A genomic stretch from Arachis stenosperma cultivar V10309 chromosome 3, arast.V10309.gnm1.PFL2, whole genome shotgun sequence includes:
- the LOC130968779 gene encoding receptor-like cytoplasmic kinase 176 isoform X2, whose amino-acid sequence MGNCFSARIKAESPPRNEKDLSGTSSKVSSRSMLMSPLTEGEILLSTNLKNFSFIQLRTATRNFRPDSVVGEGGFGSVFKGWIDEHTLEPTKPGTGLVIAVKRLNQESTQGHTEWLTEINYLGQLDHPNLVKLIGYSLEDDHRILVYEFLTKGSLDNHLFRRASYVRPLSWNIRMNIALDAAKGLAFLHSDQVDVIYRDLKTSNILLDSSYHAKLSDFGLAKDGPVGDKSHVSTRIMGTFGYAAPEYIATGHLTKKSDVYSFGVVLLEIIAGKRALDKNRPTGEHNLVDWAKPLLVSKRKISQVMDSRLDSQYPLREAMKVAVLAIKCLSAEPKFRPTMDEVVRSLEQLKDSEDTTTSGVEKSPDQTVKTNGNSARSSRISSKQHRRSNNESLNGEGSSNNQTPSASPLHT is encoded by the exons ATGGGGAACTGTTTTAGTGCCAGGATCAAAGCTGAGAGCCCTCCGCGCAATG AGAAGGATTTGAGTGGTACAAGCAGCAAGGTATCTTCTCGTTCCATGCTTATGTCTCCTCTGACAGAGGGCGAGATTCTGCTATCCACCAATTTAAAGAACTTCAGCTTCATTCAACTAAGAACCGCCACAAGGAACTTTCGTCCGGATAGTGTGGTTGGTGAAGGTGGCTTTGGCTCTGTATTTAAGGGCTGGATCGACGAGCACACTCTTGAACCCACAAAACCGGGCACCGGACTCGTCATTGCCGTGAAGAGGTTAAATCAAGAGAGCACACAGGGACATACTGAATGGCTG acagaaaTCAACTACTTGGGTCAGCTGGATCATCCTAATCTTGTGAAACTCATAGGTTACAGCTTAGAAGATGATCACCGGATTTTGGTGTATGAGTTTTTGACCAAAGGCAGTTTAGATAACCATTTGTTTAGGA GAGCTTCTTATGTTCGCCCGCTTTCTTGGAACATACGCATGAATATAGCTCTTGATGCAGCTAAAGGCCTTGCATTTCTTCACAGCGACCAAGTAGATGTAATATACCGAGACTTGAAGACTTCTAACATCTTGCTTGATTCG AGCTATCATGCAAAACTCTCTGATTTTGGATTGGCAAAGGATGGACCAGTAGGTGACAAGAGCCATGTCTCTACCAGGATAATGGGAACATTTGGCTATGCTGCTCCTGAATACATAGCCACAG GTCATTTAACGAAGAAGAGTGATGTATACAGTTTTGGCGTTGTACTGCTGGAAATCATAGCAGGGAAACGTGCATTAGATAAGAACAGACCAACAGGGGAGCATAATTTGGTTGATTGGGCTAAGCCATTACTCGTCAGCAAAAGAAAAATCTCACAAGTCATGGATTCCCGTTTGGACAGTCAATATCCGTTGCGCGAAGCCATGAAAGTAGCAGTTCTTGCAATCAAATGCCTCTCTGCTGAACCCAAATTCAGGCCTACCATGGATGAGGTTGTAAGATCCTTGGAGCAACTCAAGGATTCTGAAGACACAACAACAAGTGGAGTGGAAAAATCTCCAGATCAAACAGTTAAAACGAATGGTAATAGTGCAAGATCTAGTAGAATCAGTTCAAAACAACATAGAAGAAGTAACAATGAATCTTTAAATGGAGAAGGTAGTTCTAATAATCAGACACCATCAGCTTCTCCTCTTCACACTTAG
- the LOC130968779 gene encoding receptor-like cytoplasmic kinase 176 isoform X1 — protein sequence MGNCFSARIKAESPPRNEEKDLSGTSSKVSSRSMLMSPLTEGEILLSTNLKNFSFIQLRTATRNFRPDSVVGEGGFGSVFKGWIDEHTLEPTKPGTGLVIAVKRLNQESTQGHTEWLTEINYLGQLDHPNLVKLIGYSLEDDHRILVYEFLTKGSLDNHLFRRASYVRPLSWNIRMNIALDAAKGLAFLHSDQVDVIYRDLKTSNILLDSSYHAKLSDFGLAKDGPVGDKSHVSTRIMGTFGYAAPEYIATGHLTKKSDVYSFGVVLLEIIAGKRALDKNRPTGEHNLVDWAKPLLVSKRKISQVMDSRLDSQYPLREAMKVAVLAIKCLSAEPKFRPTMDEVVRSLEQLKDSEDTTTSGVEKSPDQTVKTNGNSARSSRISSKQHRRSNNESLNGEGSSNNQTPSASPLHT from the exons ATGGGGAACTGTTTTAGTGCCAGGATCAAAGCTGAGAGCCCTCCGCGCAATG AAGAGAAGGATTTGAGTGGTACAAGCAGCAAGGTATCTTCTCGTTCCATGCTTATGTCTCCTCTGACAGAGGGCGAGATTCTGCTATCCACCAATTTAAAGAACTTCAGCTTCATTCAACTAAGAACCGCCACAAGGAACTTTCGTCCGGATAGTGTGGTTGGTGAAGGTGGCTTTGGCTCTGTATTTAAGGGCTGGATCGACGAGCACACTCTTGAACCCACAAAACCGGGCACCGGACTCGTCATTGCCGTGAAGAGGTTAAATCAAGAGAGCACACAGGGACATACTGAATGGCTG acagaaaTCAACTACTTGGGTCAGCTGGATCATCCTAATCTTGTGAAACTCATAGGTTACAGCTTAGAAGATGATCACCGGATTTTGGTGTATGAGTTTTTGACCAAAGGCAGTTTAGATAACCATTTGTTTAGGA GAGCTTCTTATGTTCGCCCGCTTTCTTGGAACATACGCATGAATATAGCTCTTGATGCAGCTAAAGGCCTTGCATTTCTTCACAGCGACCAAGTAGATGTAATATACCGAGACTTGAAGACTTCTAACATCTTGCTTGATTCG AGCTATCATGCAAAACTCTCTGATTTTGGATTGGCAAAGGATGGACCAGTAGGTGACAAGAGCCATGTCTCTACCAGGATAATGGGAACATTTGGCTATGCTGCTCCTGAATACATAGCCACAG GTCATTTAACGAAGAAGAGTGATGTATACAGTTTTGGCGTTGTACTGCTGGAAATCATAGCAGGGAAACGTGCATTAGATAAGAACAGACCAACAGGGGAGCATAATTTGGTTGATTGGGCTAAGCCATTACTCGTCAGCAAAAGAAAAATCTCACAAGTCATGGATTCCCGTTTGGACAGTCAATATCCGTTGCGCGAAGCCATGAAAGTAGCAGTTCTTGCAATCAAATGCCTCTCTGCTGAACCCAAATTCAGGCCTACCATGGATGAGGTTGTAAGATCCTTGGAGCAACTCAAGGATTCTGAAGACACAACAACAAGTGGAGTGGAAAAATCTCCAGATCAAACAGTTAAAACGAATGGTAATAGTGCAAGATCTAGTAGAATCAGTTCAAAACAACATAGAAGAAGTAACAATGAATCTTTAAATGGAGAAGGTAGTTCTAATAATCAGACACCATCAGCTTCTCCTCTTCACACTTAG
- the LOC130967056 gene encoding uncharacterized protein LOC130967056 — MSTTQYELLNIETYVLRVHMNCQGCMNKVRKVLSKIKGVYTVEINAEQQTVSVTGNVNLSTLVRKLTKFRKHVEILDAGYNQEQVNENNMNQAQHIINDHSAYENQYLIPKFGRDQSEAEWYLNKNNGTRDVERAMINQHFAEPLFMDHVNNITNQGFSRVNENPTSESMNFQQYNPYHSHLGSQEWAWNHLAAPIGVYDQQLFPIANSYHPSKAIQQSYHNHLPYEINFY, encoded by the exons ATGTCAACCACTCAGTATGAGTTATTGAACATAGAG ACGTATGTTCTTAGAGTCCACATGAACTGTCAAGGGTGCATGAACAAAGTCAGGAAAGTACTCTCTAAAATCAAAG GTGTCTACACGGTAGAGATTAATGCAGAACAACAGACAGTATCTGTCACAGGAAATGTCAATCTTTCTACTTTGGTCCGAAAGTTGACCAAATTTAGGAAACATGTAGAGATATTGGATGCAGGTTACAACCAAGAGCAagtgaacgaaaataacatgaACCAAGCTCAACATATAATTAATGACCACAGTGCCTATGAAAACCAATATCTGATTCCCAAGTTTGGCAGGGATCAATCGGAAGCTGAATGGTATCTTAATAAGAATAACGGTACCAGAGATGTGGAAAGGGCGATGATCAATCAACATTTCGCGGAACCATTGTTTATGGATCATGTCAACAATATTACCAACCAAGGTTTCAGTAGAGTGAATGAAAATCCCACATCAGAGAGCATGAATTTTCAACAGTATAATccttatcattctcacttaggAAGTCAAGAATGGGCATGGAATCACCTTGCAGCACCTATTGGTGTGTATGATCAACAATTATTTCCAATCGCCAACAGTTATCATCCTTCAAAAGCAATTCAGCAAAGCTACCACAATCATTTACCCTATGAAATTAATTTCTATTAG